Below is a genomic region from Methylobacterium sp. FF17.
CGCGACCGTCACGCCATGTTCTTTGCGATCCTGGGCGTGGTCGCCTCTTCGGTGGAGCGCCTCTCCATCGAGGTGCGCCACCTCCAGCGCACGGAGGTGCTGGAAGCGGAGGAGTTCTTCTCCGAGGGCCAGAAGGGCTCCTCGGCGATGCCCCACAAGCGCAATCCGGTGCTCACCGAGAACCTCACGGGCCTCGCCCGCATGGTGCGCAGCTACGCCCTGCCCGCCATGGAGAACGTGGCGCTCTGGCACGAGCGCGACATCTCGCACTCCTCGGTGGAGCGCATGATCGGCCCCGACGCCACCGTGACCCTGGACTTCGCGCTGGCCCGCCTCACCGGCGTCATCGACAAGCTGCTGATCTATCCCGAGACCATGCAGCGCAACCTCGACAAGCTCGGCGGCCTCGTCCACTCGCAACGGGTGCTGCTGGCCCTGACCCAGGCCGGCGTCTCGCGGGAGGATGCCTACCGCCTCGTGCAGCGCAACGCGATGCCGGTCTGGCGCGGCGAGGGCGACTTCCTCGCGCTCCTCAAGGCCGATGCCGACGTCACCGCCGAACTCACCCCCGAGCAGATCGAGGAGTGCTTCGACCTCGGCTACCACTTCAAGCACGTGGACACGATCTTTTCGCGGGTCTTCGGGGCCGCCTGACCGCATCCGCGCACGGATCCTGCGTCCATCCCTAACCTTCGGTCAGTTGAGGTCAGCCCCGTGTCCCATCCACGTATCGTCTACCTGAACGGCGAGTTCCTGCCCTTCGCCGAGGCGCGCGTGCCGATCATGGATCGGGGCTTCCTCTTCGCCGACGGGATCTACGAGGTCTCGGCGGTGCTCGACGGACGCCTCGTCGACAACGAAGCCCATCTCGCCCGGCTCGACCGTTCGCTGGGCGAGATCGACATCGCCAACCCGCACAGCATGTC
It encodes:
- the purB gene encoding adenylosuccinate lyase, encoding MIPRYSRPEMTAIWSPESRFRIWFEIEAHATTALAELGVVPKEAADTIWEKGRDAVFDVARIDAIEAVTKHDVIAFLTHLAEIVGPEARFVHQGMTSSDVLDTCLNVQLVRAADLLIKDVDALLAALKRRAFEHKLTPTIGRSHGIHAEPVTFGLKLAQAYAEFERNRARLAAAREEIATCAISGAVGTFANIDPRVEEYVAKAMGLTPEPVSTQVIPRDRHAMFFAILGVVASSVERLSIEVRHLQRTEVLEAEEFFSEGQKGSSAMPHKRNPVLTENLTGLARMVRSYALPAMENVALWHERDISHSSVERMIGPDATVTLDFALARLTGVIDKLLIYPETMQRNLDKLGGLVHSQRVLLALTQAGVSREDAYRLVQRNAMPVWRGEGDFLALLKADADVTAELTPEQIEECFDLGYHFKHVDTIFSRVFGAA